One segment of Stenotrophomonas sp. SAU14A_NAIMI4_8 DNA contains the following:
- a CDS encoding NAD-glutamate dehydrogenase domain-containing protein: MKPQKTAAKTVKNKTKPAESEVAVTAGFSLEPVYTALRKRYPSAAQAEAVAFAADFYKRMESDEFPHHSADEWAALAADTLEFARARKAGKANVRVFNPTTKANGWESPHTVLQIVNDDMPFLVDTVTMTLAEQGVGVHVLGHPVLRFTRDKAGKLAKVGEGDAESVMLLEIDRQPADAMAAIEQAINKALDEVRAIVRDWQPMKDKALALADDLGSRTLPVDDTSRAEAQEFLRWAADNHFTFFGYREYRVEKQGKEEVLAPLNDTGLGLMRGKDKSAARPVKTLAAQGLNTTSGLKDALILTKTNARSRVHRAGYMDYIGVLEFDAKGKIIGEQRFLGLFTSSAYNRRPWEIPLVRQRHEHVMKQSGLAPASHSGKALRHILETLPREELFQSSEDELLRTAMGVLGLQERVRSRLFLRRDKYSRFISALVYLPRERFNTDVRLRIEAMLKEALHGEYVDSSVVLGESPLAQVHLIVRPKPGEMLDVDTAELEQKLAQVLRNWQDDLREALVSRHGETEGLRIAARIGKALPAGYIEDNSTAVAANDVSQLDALTGPDDLRLSLQAVPRESGDGLRLKLYRQLDDIPLSDALPMMENMGLRVIAERPYRLSVDNAPVYVQDFEVESTAGAIDAARVDEAFGETFARVWHGDAENDGFNRLVLAAGLHWRQVAMLRGYCKYLLQTGVPFSQAYVEGTFARYPLLARLLVELFEARFDPATGHESKDDIAAGQAHLKAHFDVLAAGDEATLKVLKTVVDARKGDRDAQMQAARDALLKLMDRVSSLDEDRILRSFMGVIDATLRTSYYQTDANGQHGHVISFKFDSALVPDLPKPRPYREIFVYGPRVEGTHLRFGAVARGGLRWSDRREDFRTEVLGLVKAQMVKNTVIVPVGAKGGFFAKMPPVNGDRDAIFANGVACYKLFIQGLLDITDNIVNNKIVPPVDVVRHDMDDPYLVVAADKGTATFSDIANGLAIAHGFWMGDAFASGGSVGYDHKGMGITARGAWESVKRHFRALGRDSQTQDFTTAGVGDMSGDVFGNGMLLSRHIRLLAAFDHRHIFLDPNPDAATSFVERERMFTVPRSSWADYDAKLISKGGGIYPRSLKSIEITPQVREALGLDENVKALSPNDLMSAILKAPVDLLWNGGIGTYVKAASEQHSDVGDRANNALRVNGGELRCKVVGEGGNLGMTQLGRIEAAQAGVLLNTDFIDNSAGVDTSDHEVNIKILLNDVVRAKKLTVEQRNKLLASMTDEVADLVLNDNYRQNQALSLMERMAVKRLGSKQHFIRTLEQQGLLDRQIEFLPSDAELSQRKARGQGLTRPELSVLLSYSKLVAFAQLLDSDIPEDPYLSKELQRYFPTPLQKKYADAMERHRLKREIIATAVTNQTINRMGATFLMRMQEDTGRSIAEVAKAYTISRETLDARALWAQIDALDGKLPESVQIDALEVIWKLQRSFVRWLLSRPGPMPGITEAVNRYQGPFNDIRVASGVLPDSQRPTYEALVAEWKEKGLPSALAQQLAELHFLEPAFDIIELARTRKLKPVDVSKIHFRLGDALQLPWLFEQIDALEVNGRWHAVARGVLRDELAHHHRNLAGQVLATKGSSAEAKVSAWIGRDDNSLRFTLSMLAELAEQKTLDYPTVSVAVQRLGQLAAHGA; this comes from the coding sequence ATGAAACCGCAAAAAACCGCAGCCAAGACCGTGAAAAACAAGACCAAGCCAGCTGAGTCGGAGGTCGCAGTGACCGCTGGTTTCTCCCTGGAGCCGGTGTACACGGCCTTGCGCAAGCGTTACCCCTCTGCCGCGCAGGCCGAGGCAGTGGCATTCGCCGCGGATTTCTACAAGCGCATGGAGTCGGACGAGTTCCCGCACCACAGCGCTGACGAGTGGGCCGCGCTGGCCGCCGACACGCTGGAATTCGCCCGTGCCCGCAAGGCCGGCAAGGCCAATGTGCGCGTGTTCAATCCGACCACCAAGGCCAACGGCTGGGAATCGCCGCACACGGTGCTGCAGATCGTCAATGACGATATGCCGTTCCTCGTCGATACCGTCACCATGACCCTGGCCGAACAGGGCGTGGGCGTGCATGTGCTGGGCCACCCGGTGCTGCGCTTCACCCGCGACAAGGCCGGCAAGCTGGCCAAGGTGGGCGAGGGCGACGCCGAATCGGTGATGCTGCTGGAGATCGACCGCCAGCCGGCCGATGCCATGGCCGCCATCGAGCAGGCCATCAACAAGGCGCTGGACGAAGTGCGCGCCATCGTGCGCGACTGGCAGCCGATGAAGGACAAGGCCCTTGCCCTGGCCGACGACCTCGGCAGCCGCACCCTGCCTGTGGACGACACCTCGCGCGCCGAAGCACAGGAATTCCTGCGCTGGGCCGCCGACAACCACTTCACCTTCTTCGGCTACCGCGAATACCGCGTTGAGAAGCAGGGCAAGGAAGAAGTGCTGGCACCGCTGAACGACACCGGCCTGGGCCTGATGCGCGGCAAGGACAAGTCCGCTGCGCGCCCGGTCAAGACGCTGGCCGCGCAGGGCCTGAACACCACGTCCGGGCTGAAGGACGCGCTGATCCTGACCAAGACCAATGCCCGTTCGCGCGTGCACCGCGCCGGCTACATGGACTACATCGGCGTGCTGGAATTCGACGCCAAGGGCAAGATCATCGGCGAACAGCGCTTCCTGGGCCTGTTCACCTCCAGCGCCTACAACCGCCGCCCGTGGGAAATCCCGCTGGTGCGCCAGCGCCACGAACACGTGATGAAGCAGTCCGGCCTGGCCCCGGCCAGCCACAGCGGCAAGGCCCTGCGCCACATCCTGGAAACCCTGCCGCGCGAAGAGCTGTTCCAGTCCAGCGAGGACGAACTGCTGCGCACCGCCATGGGCGTGCTGGGCCTGCAGGAACGCGTGCGCAGCCGCCTGTTCCTGCGCCGCGACAAGTACAGCCGTTTCATTTCCGCACTGGTCTACCTGCCGCGCGAGCGCTTCAACACCGACGTGCGCCTGCGCATCGAGGCCATGCTCAAGGAAGCGCTGCACGGTGAGTACGTGGACAGCTCGGTGGTGCTGGGCGAATCGCCGCTGGCCCAGGTGCACCTGATCGTGCGCCCCAAGCCGGGCGAAATGCTGGACGTCGATACCGCCGAACTGGAACAGAAGCTGGCCCAGGTGCTGCGCAACTGGCAGGACGACCTGCGTGAAGCGCTGGTGTCGCGCCATGGCGAAACCGAAGGCCTGCGCATTGCCGCACGCATCGGCAAGGCACTGCCGGCCGGCTACATCGAAGACAACAGCACCGCCGTTGCCGCCAACGATGTCAGCCAGCTCGATGCGCTGACCGGCCCGGACGACCTGCGCCTGAGCCTGCAGGCCGTGCCGCGCGAAAGCGGCGATGGCCTGCGCCTGAAGCTGTACCGCCAGCTGGACGACATTCCGCTGTCGGACGCGCTGCCGATGATGGAAAACATGGGCCTGCGCGTGATCGCCGAGCGCCCGTACCGCCTGTCGGTGGACAACGCGCCGGTGTACGTGCAGGACTTCGAAGTCGAATCGACCGCCGGCGCCATCGATGCCGCGCGCGTGGATGAAGCCTTCGGCGAGACCTTCGCCCGCGTCTGGCACGGCGATGCCGAGAACGATGGCTTCAACCGCCTGGTGCTGGCCGCCGGCCTGCACTGGCGCCAGGTCGCCATGCTGCGTGGCTACTGCAAGTACCTGCTGCAGACCGGCGTGCCGTTCTCGCAGGCCTATGTGGAGGGCACTTTCGCCCGCTACCCGCTGCTGGCGCGCCTGCTGGTGGAGCTGTTCGAAGCCCGCTTCGATCCGGCCACCGGCCACGAAAGCAAGGACGACATCGCCGCGGGCCAGGCCCATCTGAAGGCGCACTTCGATGTGCTGGCCGCCGGCGACGAGGCCACCCTGAAGGTGCTCAAGACCGTGGTCGACGCCCGCAAGGGTGACCGCGATGCGCAGATGCAGGCCGCGCGCGATGCGCTGCTGAAGCTGATGGACCGCGTGTCCAGCCTGGACGAGGACCGCATCCTGCGCTCGTTCATGGGCGTGATCGACGCGACCCTGCGTACCAGCTACTACCAGACCGATGCCAATGGCCAGCACGGCCATGTCATCAGCTTCAAGTTCGATTCGGCGCTGGTGCCGGACCTGCCCAAGCCGCGCCCGTACCGCGAAATCTTCGTGTACGGCCCGCGCGTGGAAGGTACCCACCTGCGCTTCGGTGCCGTGGCCCGTGGCGGCCTGCGCTGGTCGGATCGTCGCGAAGACTTCCGTACCGAGGTGCTGGGCCTGGTCAAGGCGCAGATGGTGAAGAACACCGTGATCGTGCCGGTCGGCGCCAAGGGCGGCTTCTTCGCCAAGATGCCGCCGGTGAACGGTGATCGCGATGCGATCTTCGCCAACGGCGTGGCCTGCTACAAGCTGTTCATCCAGGGCCTGCTGGACATCACCGACAACATCGTCAACAACAAGATCGTGCCGCCGGTGGACGTTGTGCGCCACGACATGGACGACCCGTACCTGGTGGTGGCGGCCGACAAGGGCACGGCGACCTTCAGTGACATCGCCAACGGCCTGGCCATCGCCCACGGCTTCTGGATGGGCGATGCGTTCGCCTCCGGTGGTTCGGTCGGTTACGACCACAAGGGCATGGGCATCACCGCGCGCGGTGCGTGGGAATCGGTCAAGCGCCACTTCCGTGCGCTGGGCCGTGACAGCCAGACCCAGGACTTCACCACCGCCGGCGTCGGCGACATGTCCGGCGACGTGTTCGGCAACGGCATGCTGCTGTCGCGCCACATCCGCCTGCTGGCCGCGTTCGACCACCGCCACATCTTCCTGGACCCGAACCCGGATGCGGCCACCTCGTTCGTCGAGCGCGAGCGCATGTTCACCGTGCCGCGTTCCAGCTGGGCCGACTACGATGCCAAGCTGATCAGCAAGGGCGGCGGCATCTATCCGCGCAGCCTGAAGTCGATCGAGATCACCCCGCAGGTGCGTGAAGCGCTGGGCCTGGACGAGAACGTCAAGGCGCTGTCGCCGAACGATCTGATGAGCGCGATCCTGAAGGCGCCGGTGGACCTGCTGTGGAACGGCGGCATCGGTACCTACGTGAAGGCTGCCAGCGAGCAGCACAGCGACGTCGGCGACCGCGCCAACAACGCGCTGCGCGTGAACGGTGGCGAGCTGCGCTGCAAGGTGGTGGGCGAGGGCGGCAACCTGGGCATGACCCAGCTGGGCCGCATCGAAGCCGCCCAGGCCGGCGTGCTGCTCAACACCGACTTCATCGACAACTCGGCCGGTGTGGATACCTCCGACCACGAAGTCAACATCAAGATCCTGCTCAACGATGTGGTGCGGGCCAAGAAGCTGACCGTTGAACAGCGCAACAAGCTGCTGGCGTCGATGACCGACGAAGTGGCCGATCTGGTGCTGAACGACAACTACCGCCAGAACCAGGCGCTGAGCCTGATGGAGCGGATGGCCGTCAAGCGCCTGGGTTCCAAGCAGCACTTCATCCGCACGCTGGAACAGCAGGGCCTGCTGGACCGCCAGATCGAGTTCCTGCCGTCCGATGCCGAGCTGTCCCAGCGCAAGGCACGCGGCCAGGGCCTGACCCGTCCGGAACTGTCGGTGCTGCTGTCCTATTCCAAGCTGGTGGCGTTCGCCCAGCTGCTGGATTCGGACATTCCCGAAGACCCGTACCTGTCCAAGGAACTGCAGCGCTACTTCCCGACCCCTCTGCAGAAGAAGTACGCCGACGCGATGGAGCGTCACCGCCTGAAGCGCGAAATCATCGCCACGGCCGTGACCAACCAGACCATCAACCGCATGGGTGCCACCTTCCTGATGCGCATGCAGGAAGACACCGGCCGTTCCATTGCCGAGGTTGCCAAGGCCTACACCATCAGCCGCGAAACGCTGGATGCCCGCGCGCTGTGGGCGCAGATCGATGCGCTGGACGGCAAGCTGCCCGAATCGGTGCAGATCGACGCACTGGAAGTGATCTGGAAGCTGCAGCGTTCGTTCGTGCGTTGGCTGCTGTCGCGTCCGGGCCCGATGCCGGGCATCACCGAGGCGGTGAACCGCTACCAGGGTCCGTTCAACGACATCCGCGTCGCGTCGGGCGTGCTGCCTGATTCGCAGCGTCCGACCTACGAAGCCCTGGTGGCTGAGTGGAAGGAGAAGGGCCTGCCGTCGGCACTGGCACAGCAGCTGGCGGAACTGCACTTCCTGGAGCCGGCGTTCGACATCATCGAACTGGCCCGTACCCGCAAGCTGAAGCCGGTGGACGTGTCCAAGATCCACTTCCGCCTGGGCGATGCCCTGCAGCTGCCGTGGCTGTTCGAGCAGATCGACGCGCTGGAGGTCAACGGCCGCTGGCATGCCGTGGCCCGTGGCGTGCTGCGCGACGAGCTGGCCCACCACCACCGCAACCTGGCCGGCCAGGTGCTGGCGACCAAGGGCAGCAGTGCCGAGGCCAAGGTGTCGGCGTGGATCGGCCGCGACGACAACAGCCTGCGCTTCACCCTGTCGATGCTGGCCGAACTGGCCGAGCAGAAGACCCTGGACTACCCGACCGTTTCGGTCGCGGTGCAGCGCCTGGGTCAGCTCGCAGCACATGGTGCGTAA
- a CDS encoding TetR/AcrR family transcriptional regulator: protein MNPTTLPVAVDARDERVFDAVRELLGRQGMQMSMDAVAQQAGCSKQTLYSRYGNKQDLLRRVVQRHVGDASGILLRALRSDDLRASLLQFATDFLEHFNQPHVGQACRLIAADASQFPEEARTLYREGAGALTLHLAEWIETVCRRGLLRHDDPHYMAELLLSMIAGQDFDKQRFHTPHRDDARARRRWAEFSVDGFLRAFAPEPAAVPSTNQHRSFS from the coding sequence GTGAACCCCACTACCCTCCCCGTTGCCGTGGACGCGCGCGATGAGCGCGTGTTCGATGCCGTGCGCGAACTGCTGGGCCGCCAGGGCATGCAGATGAGCATGGACGCGGTGGCCCAGCAGGCCGGCTGTTCCAAACAGACGCTCTATTCGCGCTACGGCAACAAGCAGGACCTGCTGCGCCGGGTCGTGCAGCGGCACGTGGGCGATGCCAGCGGCATCCTGCTGCGTGCACTCCGCAGTGACGACCTGCGTGCCAGCCTGTTGCAGTTCGCCACCGACTTCCTGGAGCACTTCAACCAGCCCCACGTGGGCCAGGCCTGCCGACTGATTGCCGCCGATGCATCCCAGTTCCCCGAAGAGGCGCGTACGCTGTACCGGGAAGGCGCCGGGGCGCTGACACTTCATCTTGCTGAATGGATTGAAACCGTTTGCAGGCGTGGCCTGCTCCGGCATGACGACCCGCACTACATGGCCGAACTGCTGCTGAGCATGATCGCCGGTCAGGATTTCGACAAACAACGCTTCCATACCCCCCATCGCGATGACGCGCGTGCGCGCAGGCGCTGGGCCGAGTTCTCCGTTGACGGTTTCCTGCGCGCGTTCGCGCCGGAACCGGCAGCGGTCCCGTCTACAAACCAACACCGGAGTTTCTCCTGA
- a CDS encoding efflux RND transporter periplasmic adaptor subunit, with amino-acid sequence MTAPLRTLALTCAVAVALAACKKPEQQTPPPPEVGVIDAKPQTLPLQRELVGRLSPYRSADVRARVPGVLLKRVYQEGSQVKQGQTLFLIDPAPLRAELNASEAQLASARATYANAKVAADRARSLAPQQYVSKSDLDAAQATERTALAAVKQAEAAVSSSRISLGYAEVTAPISGVANKQQVTEGALVGQGDVTLLTTVDQLDPLYVNFSLSVDELSLLRAQQAKGALALSGDGKATVAVKLSDGTTYGEQGTLDFSSTTVDPTTGAVSLRAVLPNPQQILLPGAFVSFQANLGDRNNAYLVPQQALQRDTMGGFVMVVGADGKVVRKNVKTDGAQGGNWLVSDGLAAGDKVIVAGVQKVKEGAPATAKPWTPGQDANASAKPAAAGAAPAADKAPAEAADQAEPAATESNKQ; translated from the coding sequence ATGACCGCCCCACTCCGCACCCTTGCCTTGACGTGCGCCGTCGCTGTCGCCCTGGCGGCCTGCAAGAAGCCGGAACAGCAGACGCCCCCGCCGCCGGAAGTGGGCGTGATCGATGCCAAGCCGCAGACCCTGCCGCTGCAGCGTGAACTGGTCGGCCGCCTGTCGCCCTACCGCAGTGCCGACGTGCGCGCCCGCGTGCCCGGCGTGCTGCTCAAGCGCGTCTACCAGGAAGGCAGCCAGGTCAAGCAGGGCCAGACCCTGTTCCTGATCGATCCGGCCCCGCTGCGCGCCGAACTGAATGCTTCCGAGGCCCAGCTGGCCTCGGCCCGCGCCACCTATGCCAACGCCAAGGTCGCCGCCGACCGCGCCCGTTCGCTGGCCCCGCAGCAGTACGTGTCCAAGTCCGACCTGGACGCGGCCCAGGCCACCGAGCGCACCGCGCTGGCCGCGGTGAAGCAGGCCGAGGCGGCCGTGTCGTCCTCGCGCATCAGCCTGGGCTATGCCGAAGTGACCGCGCCGATCAGCGGCGTGGCCAACAAGCAGCAGGTGACCGAAGGCGCGCTGGTCGGCCAGGGCGATGTGACCCTGCTGACCACCGTGGACCAGCTGGACCCGCTGTACGTGAACTTCTCGCTGAGCGTGGACGAACTGAGCCTGCTGCGTGCGCAGCAGGCCAAGGGTGCGCTGGCGCTGTCCGGCGATGGCAAGGCCACCGTGGCGGTGAAGCTGTCCGACGGCACCACCTACGGCGAACAGGGCACCCTGGACTTCTCGTCCACCACCGTGGACCCGACCACCGGTGCGGTGTCCCTGCGTGCGGTGCTGCCGAACCCGCAGCAGATCCTGCTGCCGGGCGCCTTCGTCAGCTTCCAGGCCAACCTGGGTGACCGCAACAACGCCTACCTGGTTCCGCAGCAGGCCCTGCAGCGCGACACCATGGGCGGCTTCGTGATGGTGGTCGGCGCCGACGGCAAGGTGGTGCGCAAGAACGTGAAGACCGACGGTGCCCAGGGCGGCAACTGGCTGGTCAGCGACGGCCTGGCCGCCGGTGACAAGGTGATCGTGGCCGGCGTGCAGAAGGTCAAGGAAGGGGCGCCGGCCACGGCCAAGCCCTGGACCCCGGGCCAGGACGCCAATGCCAGCGCCAAGCCGGCCGCCGCCGGTGCCGCACCGGCCGCCGACAAGGCCCCGGCCGAAGCGGCCGACCAGGCCGAACCGGCTGCCACCGAATCGAACAAGCAGTAA
- a CDS encoding multidrug efflux RND transporter permease subunit — MPKFFIEHPVFAWVVAILISLSGVIAILNLGVESYPNIAPPQVTVSATYPGASADTTEKSVTQVIEQQLTGIDHLLYFSSSSSSNGRAQITLTFETGTDPDIAQVQVQNKVSLATPRLPTEVTQQGVVVAKANAGFLMVVGLRSETPSITRDALNDIVGSRVLDQVSRIPGVGSTQQFGSEYAMNIWLNPEKMQGYGLSASQVLAAVRAQNVQFAAGSLGSDPSPDGHFTATVSAEGRFSSPEEFENIILRANADGSRVLLKDIARIGFGANNYGFDTQYNGAPTGAFAIQLLPGANALNVADAVRAKMDELQPSFPAGVSWFSPYDSTTFVKISIEEVVKTLFEAVLLVFLVMLIFLQNFRATIIPTLVIPVALLGTFLGMWMIGFTINQLTLFAMVLAIGIVVDDAIVVIENVERIMTEEGLAPKPATQKAMTQITGAVVAITVVLAAVFIPSALQGGAAGEIYKQFALTIAISMGFSAFLALGFTPALCATFLKPTHNDHPNIVYRTFNKYYDKISHTYVGHITSAVKHAPRWMILAVVLTALCGFLFTRMPGSFLPEEDQGYALAIVQLPPGSPKSQTNEVFAQMRGILEKQEGYEGLMQIAGFSFVGSGENVGMGFIRLKPWDERKVTVPEFIQNMNGAFYGIKEAQIFVVNLPTVQGLGQFGGFDMWLQDRGGQGYEQLTQARNMLLGKAAQETDKLAGVRPNGLENAPQLQLHVDRVQAQSMGMSVSDVYSTVQLMLAPVYVNDFFYQGRIKRVTMQADAPYRTGQESLKSFYSPSSLTTNADGTSAMIPLSTVVSSEWVSAPPSLSRYNGYSAINIVGSQAPGKSSGEAMTAMEDIVNNDLPAGYGYDWSGMSYQEILAGNAATLLLVLSVVVVFLCLAALYESWSIPVAVLLVVPLGVLGAIGLSMMRGLPNDIFFKIGMITVIGLAAKNAILIVEFAVEQRAAGKTLRDATIEAARLRFRPILMTSFAFIMGVIPMAISTGAGANSRHAIGTGVIGGMLFATLLGLLMIPVFFVVVRRMLGDKLDEPSKEFMERQRDAESAHRPDR; from the coding sequence ATGCCTAAATTTTTCATCGAACATCCGGTCTTCGCCTGGGTGGTGGCGATCCTGATCTCGCTCAGCGGCGTGATCGCGATCCTCAACCTTGGCGTGGAGTCCTACCCCAACATCGCCCCACCGCAGGTGACCGTGTCGGCCACCTACCCGGGCGCCAGCGCGGACACGACGGAAAAATCGGTCACCCAGGTGATCGAGCAGCAGCTGACCGGTATCGATCACCTGCTGTATTTCAGCTCGTCGTCCTCGTCCAACGGCCGAGCGCAGATCACCCTGACCTTTGAAACCGGTACCGACCCGGACATCGCCCAGGTGCAGGTGCAGAACAAGGTTTCGCTGGCCACGCCGCGCCTGCCCACCGAAGTGACCCAGCAGGGCGTGGTGGTGGCCAAGGCCAACGCCGGCTTCCTGATGGTGGTGGGCCTGCGTTCGGAAACCCCGTCGATCACCCGTGATGCGCTGAACGACATCGTCGGCTCGCGCGTGCTCGACCAGGTCTCGCGTATCCCCGGCGTCGGCAGCACCCAGCAGTTCGGTTCCGAGTACGCCATGAACATCTGGCTGAACCCGGAAAAGATGCAGGGCTACGGCCTGTCGGCCAGCCAGGTGCTGGCGGCGGTGCGCGCCCAGAACGTGCAGTTCGCTGCCGGTTCGCTGGGTTCGGACCCCTCGCCCGATGGCCACTTCACCGCCACGGTCTCGGCCGAAGGCCGCTTCAGCTCGCCCGAAGAGTTCGAGAACATCATCCTGCGCGCCAACGCCGACGGCTCGCGCGTGCTGCTGAAGGACATCGCCCGTATCGGCTTCGGTGCCAACAACTACGGCTTCGACACCCAGTACAACGGTGCCCCCACCGGCGCCTTCGCCATCCAGCTGCTGCCGGGCGCAAACGCCCTGAACGTGGCCGATGCGGTGCGCGCCAAGATGGACGAACTGCAGCCCAGCTTCCCGGCGGGCGTGAGCTGGTTCTCGCCGTACGACAGCACCACCTTCGTCAAGATCTCCATCGAGGAAGTGGTCAAGACGCTGTTTGAAGCGGTGTTGCTGGTGTTCCTGGTGATGCTGATCTTCCTGCAGAACTTCCGCGCCACCATCATCCCCACCCTGGTCATTCCGGTGGCCCTGCTGGGTACCTTCCTGGGCATGTGGATGATCGGCTTCACGATCAACCAGCTGACCCTGTTCGCGATGGTGCTGGCGATCGGCATCGTGGTCGATGACGCGATCGTGGTGATCGAGAACGTCGAGCGCATCATGACCGAGGAGGGCCTGGCGCCCAAGCCGGCCACCCAGAAAGCGATGACCCAGATCACCGGCGCGGTGGTGGCCATCACCGTCGTGCTGGCGGCAGTGTTCATCCCCTCGGCGCTGCAGGGCGGTGCGGCCGGTGAGATCTACAAGCAGTTCGCACTGACCATCGCCATTTCGATGGGCTTCTCGGCGTTCCTGGCGCTGGGCTTCACCCCGGCCCTGTGTGCCACCTTCCTGAAGCCGACCCACAACGACCACCCGAACATCGTCTACCGCACCTTCAACAAGTACTACGACAAGATCAGCCACACCTACGTCGGCCACATCACCTCGGCGGTGAAGCATGCGCCGCGCTGGATGATCCTGGCCGTGGTGCTGACCGCACTGTGCGGCTTCCTGTTCACCCGCATGCCGGGCAGCTTCCTGCCTGAAGAAGACCAGGGCTACGCACTGGCCATCGTGCAGCTGCCGCCGGGTTCGCCGAAGAGCCAGACCAACGAAGTCTTCGCCCAGATGCGCGGCATCCTGGAAAAGCAGGAAGGCTATGAAGGCCTGATGCAGATCGCCGGCTTCAGCTTCGTCGGTTCCGGCGAAAACGTGGGCATGGGCTTCATCCGCCTCAAGCCCTGGGACGAGCGCAAGGTCACCGTTCCGGAGTTCATCCAGAACATGAACGGCGCGTTCTACGGCATCAAGGAAGCGCAGATCTTCGTGGTCAACCTGCCCACCGTGCAGGGTCTGGGCCAGTTCGGCGGCTTCGACATGTGGCTGCAGGACCGTGGCGGCCAGGGCTACGAACAGCTGACCCAGGCGCGCAACATGCTGCTGGGCAAGGCCGCGCAGGAAACCGACAAGCTGGCCGGCGTGCGCCCCAACGGCCTGGAAAACGCCCCGCAGCTGCAGCTGCACGTGGACCGCGTGCAGGCGCAGTCGATGGGCATGTCGGTGTCGGACGTGTACAGCACGGTGCAGCTGATGCTGGCCCCGGTGTACGTGAACGACTTCTTCTACCAGGGCCGCATCAAGCGCGTGACCATGCAGGCCGACGCGCCGTACCGTACCGGCCAGGAATCGCTGAAGAGCTTCTACAGCCCGTCCAGCCTGACCACCAATGCCGACGGTACCAGCGCGATGATCCCGCTGAGCACCGTGGTCAGTTCCGAGTGGGTGTCGGCACCGCCGTCGCTGAGCCGCTACAACGGCTATTCGGCCATCAACATCGTCGGCTCGCAGGCACCGGGCAAGAGCTCGGGTGAAGCGATGACGGCGATGGAAGACATCGTCAACAACGACCTGCCGGCCGGCTATGGTTACGACTGGTCAGGCATGTCCTACCAGGAAATCCTGGCGGGCAACGCAGCCACCCTGCTGCTGGTGCTGTCGGTGGTGGTGGTGTTCCTCTGCCTGGCCGCGCTGTATGAAAGCTGGTCGATTCCGGTGGCGGTGCTGCTGGTGGTGCCGCTGGGCGTGCTGGGTGCCATCGGTCTGTCGATGATGCGTGGCCTGCCCAACGACATCTTCTTCAAGATCGGCATGATCACCGTGATCGGCCTGGCCGCGAAGAACGCGATCCTGATCGTGGAATTCGCGGTGGAGCAGCGTGCGGCGGGCAAGACCCTGCGCGATGCCACCATCGAAGCGGCCCGCCTGCGTTTCCGCCCGATCCTGATGACCTCGTTCGCCTTCATCATGGGCGTGATCCCGATGGCCATCTCCACCGGTGCCGGCGCCAACTCGCGCCATGCCATCGGTACCGGCGTGATCGGCGGCATGCTGTTTGCCACCCTGTTGGGTCTGCTGATGATCCCGGTGTTCTTCGTGGTGGTGCGCCGCATGCTGGGCGACAAGCTCGACGAGCCGTCCAAGGAGTTCATGGAACGCCAGCGCGACGCCGAATCGGCACACCGTCCGGATCGTTGA